The following coding sequences lie in one Megalodesulfovibrio gigas DSM 1382 = ATCC 19364 genomic window:
- a CDS encoding lysophospholipid acyltransferase family protein, whose amino-acid sequence MRTRESILRDVLRLCIWYPFRWLILLLPPMAGIWCITRLGDLHCMLSKGKQRWLHDNLTRLQPDIAPDKARQEVRRYLRVHYLNQLSIFVFPSLTPAALGRLLAWRGLEHLEAALAQGRGVVLAHPHFGPVHLPLFALGTLGYAVKQIGKPSDEGLSWIGRNVAFRLRLRYEGRMPAEIVPVGSDYRRVFRHLKENNLVMITADGAGDMAMHGRHEPLEFFGHTMHFPLGAASLALRTNAVLLPLFVHPGAHTPWQCTIEAPITMPADADAATAASFAAREFVARYTPYVAQWPGCMHFLDTFAPGLHIIPKA is encoded by the coding sequence ATGCGTACGCGTGAAAGCATTCTGCGAGATGTGCTGCGGCTGTGCATCTGGTATCCCTTCCGCTGGCTCATCCTGTTGCTGCCACCCATGGCGGGCATATGGTGCATCACCAGACTTGGCGACCTGCACTGCATGCTTTCCAAAGGCAAACAGCGGTGGCTGCATGACAACCTGACCCGCCTGCAGCCGGACATCGCCCCAGACAAGGCCCGGCAGGAAGTCCGGCGCTACCTGCGCGTGCACTATCTGAACCAGCTGAGTATCTTTGTGTTTCCCTCCCTCACCCCGGCCGCGCTCGGCAGGCTGCTTGCCTGGCGCGGGCTGGAGCATCTGGAGGCCGCCCTTGCCCAGGGCCGCGGTGTGGTGCTGGCGCACCCGCACTTCGGACCGGTGCACCTGCCGTTGTTCGCCCTTGGGACATTGGGCTACGCCGTCAAACAGATCGGCAAGCCCAGCGACGAGGGGCTGTCCTGGATCGGCAGAAATGTCGCCTTCCGCCTGCGACTGCGCTACGAGGGCAGGATGCCTGCGGAGATCGTCCCCGTCGGAAGCGACTACCGCCGCGTGTTCAGGCATCTGAAGGAAAACAACCTCGTCATGATCACGGCGGACGGCGCGGGAGACATGGCCATGCATGGCCGCCATGAGCCCCTGGAGTTTTTCGGCCACACCATGCATTTTCCCCTGGGCGCGGCGAGTCTTGCCCTGCGGACAAACGCAGTGCTGCTGCCCCTCTTTGTGCATCCCGGCGCGCACACGCCGTGGCAATGCACCATTGAAGCCCCCATCACCATGCCCGCCGATGCAGACGCCGCAACGGCAGCCAGCTTCGCCGCACGGGAATTTGTCGCCCGCTACACACCATACGTGGCGCAGTGGCCGGGCTGCATGCATTTTCTGGACACCTTCGCGCCCGGGCTCCACATCATCCCGAAGGCATGA
- a CDS encoding glycosyltransferase family 4 protein encodes MAGGFLSATAGARLRGAAVGTWRTGCATFTLREATMRIGIDLHTVHHLMQGSKTYMYQMAMHLARSSQAGDFVFYVPEEAHAEFAQHDFGGRVAVESMPLSRIKRLVTAFPRQCKRSGIDLLHVQYIAPFRLAMPYVVSLHDILHETYPQFYPRKIRRLMSLLYPLSARKAAKVIALSEYTKMEVMTKYNVPAGQIEVVYPGVSDEFRPRTDAAQVARVKSKYKIDGDYLLYVGRIEPRKNIQSIIKAALLLHQRRELPCKVVIAGMMDPMLPEYYHSTRAMGQHERIIFTGGVAQEDLPYLYNGATAFVYPSYGEGFGMPITEAMASGVPVIASNVTAVPEAVGDAGIMVDPHDVDALAQAMGTVLGDAALRERMTANGLAHAARFPWSGMAAQVLGVYAQVLGTA; translated from the coding sequence ATGGCGGGAGGCTTCCTTTCCGCAACGGCTGGTGCTAGGTTGCGCGGGGCAGCCGTCGGGACATGGCGGACTGGTTGTGCAACCTTCACACTGCGCGAGGCCACGATGCGGATAGGCATTGACCTGCATACGGTGCATCATCTCATGCAAGGGTCCAAAACGTATATGTATCAAATGGCGATGCACCTTGCGCGATCTTCGCAAGCGGGTGACTTCGTCTTTTATGTCCCCGAAGAAGCGCATGCGGAATTTGCGCAGCATGATTTTGGAGGGCGTGTTGCTGTTGAGTCGATGCCCTTGTCCCGGATCAAACGACTCGTGACGGCATTTCCCCGCCAGTGTAAGAGAAGCGGGATTGATCTGCTGCACGTGCAATACATCGCGCCATTCCGCCTTGCCATGCCGTATGTCGTGTCGCTGCATGACATCTTGCACGAGACGTACCCGCAATTCTACCCGCGGAAAATCCGTCGTCTCATGTCGCTGCTATATCCCCTCAGTGCACGAAAGGCGGCAAAGGTCATTGCGCTCTCCGAGTACACCAAGATGGAGGTGATGACGAAGTACAATGTGCCTGCCGGGCAGATCGAGGTCGTGTATCCCGGGGTATCCGACGAATTCAGGCCCCGCACCGATGCCGCACAGGTGGCGCGGGTCAAGTCGAAGTACAAGATAGACGGCGACTATCTGCTGTACGTGGGACGCATCGAACCGCGCAAGAACATCCAGTCGATCATCAAGGCGGCGCTGCTGCTGCACCAGCGGCGTGAATTGCCGTGCAAGGTGGTCATTGCCGGCATGATGGATCCCATGCTGCCGGAGTATTACCACAGCACCAGGGCCATGGGACAGCATGAGCGCATCATCTTTACGGGCGGCGTGGCGCAGGAGGATCTGCCATACCTGTACAACGGCGCCACAGCCTTTGTGTATCCCAGCTATGGCGAGGGCTTCGGCATGCCCATCACCGAGGCCATGGCCAGCGGGGTGCCGGTGATCGCCTCCAACGTCACTGCAGTGCCGGAAGCCGTGGGCGACGCCGGCATCATGGTGGACCCGCACGATGTGGACGCGCTGGCCCAGGCCATGGGCACTGTACTCGGTGATGCAGCACTTCGGGAACGCATGACGGCCAACGGCCTGGCCCATGCAGCCAGATTTCCCTGGAGCGGCATGGCGGCGCAGGTGCTTGGCGTCTATGCGCAGGTGCTTGGCACAGCGTGA
- the dnaE gene encoding DNA polymerase III subunit alpha has product MSFVHLHCHTEYSLLDGAIRIRDLVAQAKAHGAPAAAITDHGNLYGALTFYTQCQKEGIQPILGCEVYVAGKEIDHTNRDPEHARSRHHLVLLAKNETGWQNLVKLVSIGHLHGFYHKPRVDLKLLSQYNEGLVALSACLAGAVPRAMLRQGMDAAIQTARDYAAIFPGRFFLEVQANDLPEQARLNTKLIELADVLKLPLIATNDCHYLTKEDVDAHDVLLCIQTAACVDDPKRMRFETRDLYFKSPEEMRAAFPHCPEAIENSLRIADMCHVKLDLKSHHFPRYELPEGSTVSEEFQRLAREGLEFRLKRMPYAVDQEAYRERLETELQVIGGMGFEGYFLIVQDFINWAKDHGIPVGPGRGSAAGSLVAWALKITNIDPIPYNLLFERFLNPERVSMPDIDVDFCERRRTEVIRYVSEKYGSDSVAQITTFGTMKAKAVIKDVGRALGMSFAETDRIAKLVPDDLKMTLKKALEQSQDLAALQAGDAQIARLLNVSQRLEGLCRHASTHAAGVVIGDRPLSDRLPLYRGKREEIVTQFDMKMVEKIGLIKFDFLGLRTMTVIQDTLDSIGRQGAPVPDLDALPLDDAKEETWKLFQRGETDGIFQVESSGMRKYLRMLKPTCFDDLIAMLALYRPGPLNSGMVDEFINRKHGKVAVTYPWPSLEECLKPTYGVIVYQEQVMQIAQIVAGYTLGGADLLRRAMGKKNAEEMAKQRAIFVEGASNNGVPQKTANEIFDLMEKFAEYGFNKSHSAAYALVSYWTAWLKTHYPAEFMAALMTSELGNQDKLLQYIAACKDMKDAQGRPLEVRPPDVNASRREFSVRENVIFFGLGGVKNVGDEAINSIVAAREADGPFTSLLDFLIRIDLRKANKRVLESLIKCGALCSLGATERALFESLEQAVARAQKKAREKDDAIVSLFSLTPATEAPPPMPGVGFDCPEASLPEWPAEILSRYEKEALGFFLSNHPLMPFRRQLQRLQLTPLEECRGMSDRRQVRVAAMITSIKEHLTKKGDKMAFCQIEDLGGSAEATFFPRTYEAVKALLLEEKPLLLTALIDDKDGAAQAQGESSDDDAPSTTVKLLVEEAKLLELAVAACTEPVRLQLPANRLEHGGLAAFKALLQEHEGDTPVRLRLLLDTCVCDFELDDRLTVDPTPAFELAMDRFCKGLS; this is encoded by the coding sequence ATGTCGTTTGTTCATCTCCATTGCCACACGGAATACTCGCTGCTGGACGGCGCCATCCGGATCAGGGATCTGGTGGCCCAGGCCAAGGCGCATGGCGCGCCGGCCGCGGCCATCACGGACCATGGCAACCTCTATGGCGCGCTGACTTTTTACACCCAGTGCCAGAAGGAGGGCATCCAGCCCATCCTGGGGTGCGAAGTGTATGTGGCCGGCAAGGAGATCGATCATACCAACCGCGATCCCGAGCACGCCCGCAGCCGGCATCACCTGGTGCTGCTGGCCAAGAACGAGACCGGCTGGCAGAATCTGGTCAAGCTGGTGTCCATCGGCCACCTGCACGGGTTCTACCACAAGCCCCGGGTGGACCTGAAGCTGCTTTCCCAATACAATGAAGGCCTTGTGGCGCTTTCGGCCTGCCTGGCCGGGGCGGTGCCCAGGGCCATGCTGCGCCAGGGCATGGACGCGGCCATCCAGACCGCCAGGGACTATGCCGCCATCTTCCCGGGCCGTTTTTTCCTGGAGGTCCAGGCCAACGACCTCCCCGAACAGGCCCGGCTGAACACGAAGCTCATCGAACTGGCGGACGTGCTCAAGCTGCCGCTCATCGCCACCAACGACTGCCACTACCTGACCAAGGAGGATGTGGACGCCCACGACGTCCTCCTGTGCATCCAGACCGCCGCCTGTGTGGACGATCCCAAACGCATGCGCTTCGAGACGCGGGATCTCTATTTCAAAAGCCCGGAGGAGATGCGCGCCGCCTTCCCGCATTGCCCGGAAGCCATCGAAAACTCCCTGCGCATTGCAGACATGTGCCATGTGAAGCTGGACCTGAAGAGCCACCACTTCCCGCGCTACGAACTGCCCGAGGGCAGCACCGTGAGCGAGGAATTCCAGCGGCTGGCCCGGGAAGGTCTGGAATTCCGGCTCAAGCGGATGCCCTATGCCGTGGACCAGGAAGCCTACCGTGAGAGACTGGAAACGGAGCTGCAGGTCATCGGCGGCATGGGCTTCGAGGGCTACTTCCTCATCGTGCAGGATTTCATCAACTGGGCCAAGGACCACGGCATTCCCGTGGGGCCGGGGCGCGGCTCGGCGGCCGGCTCGCTGGTGGCCTGGGCGCTGAAGATCACCAACATCGATCCCATCCCGTACAACCTGCTGTTTGAACGGTTTCTGAATCCCGAACGCGTGTCCATGCCCGATATTGACGTGGATTTCTGCGAACGCCGGCGCACGGAGGTCATCCGCTACGTCAGCGAGAAATACGGCAGCGATTCCGTGGCGCAGATCACCACCTTCGGGACCATGAAGGCCAAGGCGGTCATCAAGGACGTGGGCCGGGCGTTGGGCATGAGCTTTGCGGAGACGGACCGCATTGCCAAGCTCGTTCCCGACGATCTGAAGATGACCCTCAAGAAGGCCCTGGAGCAAAGCCAGGATCTGGCCGCCCTGCAGGCCGGGGATGCGCAGATTGCCCGGCTGCTCAATGTCTCGCAGCGGCTGGAGGGCCTGTGCCGCCACGCCTCCACCCATGCCGCGGGCGTGGTCATCGGCGACCGGCCCCTGTCGGACCGCCTGCCCCTGTACCGCGGCAAGCGCGAGGAAATCGTCACCCAGTTCGACATGAAGATGGTCGAGAAAATCGGCCTCATCAAGTTCGATTTCCTGGGCCTGCGCACCATGACCGTCATCCAGGACACCCTGGACAGCATCGGCCGCCAGGGCGCGCCCGTGCCGGATCTCGACGCCCTGCCCCTGGACGACGCCAAAGAGGAAACCTGGAAGCTCTTTCAGCGCGGGGAGACGGACGGCATCTTCCAGGTGGAATCCTCAGGCATGCGCAAGTACCTGCGCATGCTCAAGCCCACCTGCTTTGACGATCTCATCGCCATGCTGGCCCTGTACCGGCCCGGGCCGCTGAACTCGGGCATGGTGGATGAATTCATCAACCGCAAGCACGGCAAGGTGGCCGTCACCTATCCCTGGCCCAGCCTGGAGGAGTGCCTCAAGCCCACGTACGGCGTTATCGTGTATCAGGAACAGGTGATGCAGATTGCGCAGATCGTGGCCGGGTACACCCTGGGCGGCGCGGATCTGCTGCGCCGGGCCATGGGCAAGAAAAATGCCGAGGAGATGGCCAAGCAGCGGGCCATCTTTGTGGAAGGCGCGTCCAATAATGGCGTGCCCCAGAAAACAGCCAACGAAATTTTCGACTTGATGGAAAAGTTTGCGGAGTACGGCTTCAACAAGTCCCACTCCGCGGCCTATGCCCTGGTTTCGTACTGGACGGCCTGGCTCAAGACGCACTACCCGGCCGAGTTCATGGCCGCCCTGATGACCTCGGAACTTGGCAACCAGGACAAGCTGCTGCAGTACATCGCCGCCTGCAAGGACATGAAGGACGCCCAGGGCCGGCCCCTGGAGGTGCGCCCGCCGGACGTGAACGCCTCGCGCCGGGAATTTTCCGTGCGAGAGAACGTCATCTTCTTCGGGCTGGGCGGGGTCAAGAACGTGGGGGACGAAGCCATCAACTCCATCGTGGCCGCCCGCGAGGCCGACGGGCCGTTCACCAGTCTGCTGGATTTCCTCATCCGCATCGACCTGCGCAAGGCCAACAAGCGCGTGCTGGAAAGCCTGATCAAGTGCGGGGCCCTGTGCAGCCTGGGCGCCACCGAGCGCGCGCTGTTCGAGTCCCTGGAACAGGCCGTCGCCCGGGCCCAGAAAAAGGCCAGGGAGAAGGACGACGCCATCGTTTCCCTCTTCTCCCTCACCCCGGCCACGGAAGCGCCGCCGCCCATGCCCGGCGTGGGGTTCGACTGCCCCGAGGCCTCCCTGCCGGAGTGGCCGGCGGAAATCCTTTCCCGGTACGAAAAGGAGGCATTGGGCTTCTTTTTGTCCAACCATCCGCTCATGCCCTTCCGCCGCCAGTTGCAGCGCCTGCAACTCACGCCCCTGGAGGAGTGTCGCGGCATGTCGGACCGTCGCCAGGTGCGCGTGGCGGCCATGATCACCTCCATCAAGGAGCACCTGACCAAAAAGGGCGACAAGATGGCCTTCTGCCAGATCGAGGATCTGGGCGGCTCGGCCGAGGCCACCTTCTTCCCCCGCACCTACGAGGCCGTGAAGGCCCTGCTGCTGGAGGAAAAGCCCCTGCTCCTCACCGCCCTCATTGACGACAAGGACGGCGCCGCCCAGGCGCAGGGCGAATCGTCCGATGACGACGCACCCTCGACCACCGTAAAACTCCTGGTGGAGGAAGCGAAGCTCCTGGAACTGGCCGTGGCCGCCTGCACCGAGCCCGTGCGCCTGCAGTTGCCCGCCAACCGGCTGGAGCACGGCGGCCTGGCCGCCTTCAAGGCCCTGCTCCAGGAACATGAAGGCGACACCCCCGTGCGCCTGCGGCTGCTGCTGGACACCTGCGTCTGCGACTTTGAACTGGACGATCGCCTGACCGTGGACCCCACCCCGGCCTTCGAACTGGCCATGGACCGATTCTGCAAAGGACTTTCCTGA
- the queD gene encoding 6-carboxytetrahydropterin synthase QueD, protein MTDTWRLSVTREFAASHCLRHYQGKCEQLHGHNFSAHVVVEGHTLDPKVEILMDFGDLKKCTDQALAALDHRHLNEVPPFDRLNPSSENLARHIFHTLTPLLAAFPVRLVSVTVCEKPGQCASYSPTGAF, encoded by the coding sequence ATGACGGACACCTGGCGCCTCAGCGTCACCCGCGAATTTGCCGCCTCCCACTGCCTGCGGCACTACCAGGGCAAGTGCGAGCAGCTCCACGGCCACAACTTTTCCGCACACGTGGTGGTGGAAGGCCACACCCTGGATCCAAAGGTGGAAATCCTCATGGACTTCGGGGATCTGAAAAAGTGCACGGATCAGGCCCTCGCCGCGCTGGATCACCGACATCTCAATGAGGTGCCGCCCTTCGACCGCCTGAATCCCTCCTCGGAAAATCTGGCCCGCCACATTTTCCACACCCTGACGCCGCTGCTGGCGGCCTTTCCGGTGCGGCTGGTGTCCGTGACGGTCTGCGAAAAACCCGGCCAGTGCGCCAGTTACAGCCCCACGGGCGCGTTCTGA
- the dtd gene encoding D-aminoacyl-tRNA deacylase, translating into MRLLLQRVRHASVQCEGREVSCIGPGLLVLAGFGAADGPELPATKSWQTILKKLVSLRIFPDMAGRMNEDVLQHGGQLLVVSQFTLYADLRSGRRPSFSNAAPPQTARALYDTLLTDLDALAPGRVAGGVFGGDMDVTLLNWGPVTMQLDSADFAGP; encoded by the coding sequence ATGCGCTTGTTGCTGCAGCGTGTGCGCCACGCCAGCGTGCAGTGCGAGGGCCGGGAAGTCTCGTGCATCGGGCCGGGCCTGCTGGTGCTGGCCGGCTTCGGCGCGGCTGACGGCCCGGAGCTGCCGGCCACGAAATCCTGGCAGACCATATTGAAAAAACTCGTCAGTCTCCGTATCTTCCCCGATATGGCGGGCAGGATGAACGAAGACGTGTTGCAGCACGGCGGGCAGCTGCTGGTGGTGTCCCAATTCACCCTGTACGCGGATTTGCGCAGCGGCCGGCGGCCCTCTTTTTCCAACGCCGCACCGCCCCAGACAGCCCGGGCGCTGTACGACACGTTGCTGACGGATCTGGACGCCCTGGCCCCGGGCCGCGTGGCCGGCGGCGTCTTTGGCGGCGACATGGACGTGACCCTGCTGAACTGGGGACCGGTGACCATGCAGCTGGATTCCGCCGACTTCGCCGGCCCGTAA
- a CDS encoding PP2C family protein-serine/threonine phosphatase — protein MPNTTPATASEADISVLLVDDSKVIRLSLAAMLGGRYRVREARNGRDAIAQYHLEKPDIMILDVNMPELDGFGVVDYVRNEVHDQETFILVLTAEDDRTVRPRILSLGANDFLAKPCERVELLARTQVAARQMRLTRSLKASLASLAGELHTVGRLQQIMLPQASPFLKGLAVDSLYRPSGHASGDYFDYFPVGEHVLRLVVADVSGHGARAACLMAIVRTIFHVSKTLHMDLTPTMELLNDQFLEILAAAPDHLTCFVADIDRRRNTITWCNAGHCPPLLFSPNGFSRRLDPTAPLMGFFRAPWLTHTLPWTRGSRLFCYTDGFFEWLLPDADQHMLGLDRFVELAISLEAARQQDASPARFLERLDQALSRLANALPVAEFPDPAQAMPAAPLAPTFRDDCTALWVEALE, from the coding sequence ATGCCGAACACCACCCCGGCCACGGCCAGCGAGGCCGATATCAGCGTTCTGCTTGTGGATGACTCCAAAGTCATCCGCCTGAGCCTTGCGGCCATGCTCGGCGGGCGCTACCGCGTGCGCGAGGCCCGCAACGGCCGCGACGCCATTGCCCAGTATCACCTGGAAAAGCCGGACATCATGATTCTGGATGTCAACATGCCCGAGCTGGACGGCTTCGGCGTGGTGGATTACGTGCGCAATGAGGTCCATGATCAGGAGACGTTCATCCTCGTCCTCACTGCCGAGGACGACCGCACCGTGCGGCCGCGCATCCTCTCCCTGGGCGCCAACGATTTCCTGGCCAAGCCCTGCGAACGCGTGGAGCTGCTGGCCCGCACCCAGGTGGCTGCCCGACAGATGCGCCTGACCCGCAGCCTCAAGGCCTCCCTGGCCTCCCTGGCCGGCGAGCTGCACACCGTGGGCCGGCTGCAGCAGATCATGCTGCCCCAGGCCAGCCCGTTCCTCAAGGGTCTGGCGGTAGACAGCCTCTACCGCCCCTCGGGCCATGCCAGCGGCGACTATTTCGACTATTTCCCCGTGGGCGAACACGTGTTGCGGCTGGTGGTGGCGGACGTCTCCGGCCATGGCGCGCGGGCGGCCTGCCTTATGGCCATCGTGCGCACCATTTTCCATGTGTCCAAGACCCTGCACATGGATCTGACGCCCACCATGGAACTGCTCAACGATCAGTTCCTGGAAATCCTCGCCGCCGCGCCGGATCACCTGACCTGCTTCGTGGCCGACATCGACCGCCGCCGCAACACCATCACCTGGTGCAACGCCGGCCATTGCCCGCCCCTGCTCTTTTCGCCGAATGGCTTCTCCCGCCGGCTGGATCCTACGGCCCCGCTCATGGGCTTTTTCCGCGCGCCCTGGCTCACCCACACCCTGCCCTGGACCCGCGGCAGCCGCCTGTTCTGCTACACCGACGGCTTCTTTGAATGGCTGCTGCCCGATGCCGACCAGCACATGCTGGGGCTGGACCGGTTTGTGGAGCTGGCGATCTCCCTGGAAGCCGCCCGACAGCAGGACGCCTCGCCCGCACGCTTCCTGGAACGGCTGGATCAGGCCCTGAGCCGTCTGGCCAATGCGCTCCCTGTGGCCGAGTTTCCC